The following coding sequences lie in one Pseudomonas sp. SL4(2022) genomic window:
- the ispF gene encoding 2-C-methyl-D-erythritol 2,4-cyclodiphosphate synthase, whose translation MRIGHGYDVHRFGEGDFITLGGVQIPHKFGLLAHSDGDVLLHALSDALLGAAALGDIGKHFPDTDPTFKGADSRVLLRHVLGLVHAKGWHVGNVDATIVAQAPKMAPHIESMRARIAEDLQVSLDQVNVKATTTEKLGFTGREEGIAVHAVALLVAR comes from the coding sequence ATGCGTATTGGCCACGGCTACGATGTGCACCGCTTCGGTGAGGGCGACTTCATCACCCTGGGCGGCGTGCAGATTCCCCATAAATTCGGCCTGCTGGCCCATTCCGATGGCGACGTGCTGCTGCATGCCCTGAGCGATGCCCTGCTCGGTGCGGCGGCGCTGGGTGATATCGGCAAACACTTTCCCGACACCGACCCGACTTTTAAGGGCGCGGACAGTCGCGTGCTGCTGCGCCATGTGCTCGGTCTGGTACATGCCAAGGGCTGGCACGTCGGTAATGTCGACGCCACCATCGTCGCCCAGGCACCAAAGATGGCGCCGCATATCGAGAGCATGCGTGCGCGGATTGCCGAGGACCTGCAGGTGAGCCTGGATCAGGTCAACGTTAAGGCCACAACAACCGAGAAGCTTGGCTTTACCGGCCGCGAAGAAGGCATCGCTGTGCATGCCGTCGCGCTGTTGGTCGCCCGATGA
- the fghA gene encoding S-formylglutathione hydrolase — MTLENISCQKSAGGWHKRYRHRSAVLGCDMVFAVYLPPQAEQGGKLPVLYWLSGLTCTDENFMQKAGAHKLAAELGMIIVAPDTSPRGADVPDDPDKAWDFGLGAGFYLNATQEPWARHYRMYDYVVQELPALIEANFPVSDKRGISGHSMGGHGALVCALRNPGRYQSLSAFAPISNPSNCPWGEKAFSRYLGDERSRWREWDACALLSDATEKLPMLIDQGDRDDFLENQLKPDALKAAAQAAGHPLTLRLQPGYDHSYYFIASFIDDHLRHHAKALLS, encoded by the coding sequence ATGACCTTGGAAAATATTTCCTGCCAGAAGAGCGCCGGCGGTTGGCACAAGCGCTATCGCCATCGTTCGGCGGTGCTGGGCTGCGACATGGTGTTTGCTGTGTACCTGCCACCGCAGGCCGAGCAGGGCGGCAAACTGCCGGTGCTGTATTGGCTGAGCGGCCTGACCTGCACCGACGAAAACTTTATGCAGAAGGCTGGCGCACACAAGCTGGCGGCCGAGCTGGGGATGATCATTGTTGCGCCGGATACCAGCCCGCGCGGCGCTGATGTGCCGGATGATCCGGACAAAGCCTGGGACTTTGGCCTGGGCGCAGGCTTTTATCTGAACGCCACCCAAGAGCCCTGGGCGCGGCATTACCGCATGTATGACTATGTGGTGCAGGAACTGCCGGCGCTGATCGAGGCGAATTTCCCGGTATCCGACAAGCGCGGTATCAGCGGCCACTCCATGGGTGGGCACGGTGCGCTGGTCTGTGCGCTGCGTAATCCGGGGCGCTATCAGTCGCTGTCGGCCTTTGCGCCGATCAGCAACCCGAGCAACTGCCCCTGGGGTGAGAAGGCATTTTCGCGTTACCTGGGTGATGAGCGCTCGCGTTGGCGCGAATGGGACGCCTGCGCCTTGCTCAGCGATGCCACGGAAAAGCTGCCGATGCTGATCGATCAGGGTGATCGTGATGATTTCCTGGAAAATCAGCTCAAACCGGATGCTCTCAAGGCAGCGGCACAGGCTGCCGGCCATCCGCTGACCCTGCGCCTGCAGCCGGGCTACGACCACAGCTACTACTTTATCGCCAGCTTTATCGATGATCACCTGCGTCATCATGCCAAGGCGCTATTGAGCTGA
- a CDS encoding S-(hydroxymethyl)glutathione dehydrogenase/class III alcohol dehydrogenase translates to MIKSRAAVAFAPNQPLQIVEVDVAPPKAGEVLVRIVATGVCHTDAYTLSGEDSEGVFPAILGHEGGGIVEAIGEGVTSVQVGDHVIPLYTAECRACKFCKSGKTNLCSSVRATQGKGLMPDGTSRFSYNGEPIYHYMGCSTFSEYTVLPEVSLAVIPKEAPLEKVCLLGCGVTTGIGAVLNTAKVEEGATVAIFGLGGIGLAAIIGAKMAKASRIIAIDINPAKFEVARELGATDFVNPKDFAKPIQEVIVEMTDGGVDYSFECVGNVQLMRAALECAHKGWGESVIIGVAGAGQEISTRPFQLVTGRVWRGSAFGGVKGRTELPSYVEKAQKGEIPLDTFITHNMPLEDINKAFDLMHEGKSIRTVIHF, encoded by the coding sequence ATGATCAAGTCCCGTGCTGCCGTAGCCTTTGCCCCCAACCAGCCGCTGCAAATTGTCGAGGTCGACGTCGCGCCGCCCAAGGCCGGTGAAGTACTGGTGCGCATTGTTGCCACCGGCGTGTGTCACACCGATGCCTACACGCTTTCGGGTGAGGATTCTGAGGGGGTGTTCCCGGCGATTTTGGGGCATGAGGGCGGCGGCATCGTTGAAGCCATCGGTGAGGGCGTGACCTCGGTACAGGTCGGCGATCATGTGATCCCGCTGTACACCGCCGAATGCCGCGCCTGCAAATTCTGTAAATCCGGTAAAACCAACCTGTGCAGCTCGGTGCGCGCCACCCAGGGCAAGGGCCTGATGCCGGACGGCACCAGCCGCTTCAGCTACAACGGCGAGCCTATCTATCACTACATGGGCTGCTCGACCTTTTCCGAATACACCGTGCTGCCGGAAGTCTCCCTGGCGGTGATTCCCAAGGAGGCGCCGCTGGAGAAGGTCTGCCTGCTCGGTTGTGGCGTGACCACCGGTATTGGTGCCGTACTCAACACCGCCAAGGTGGAAGAGGGCGCTACCGTGGCGATCTTCGGTCTGGGTGGCATCGGTTTGGCGGCGATTATCGGCGCGAAGATGGCCAAGGCCTCGCGCATCATTGCCATCGATATCAACCCGGCCAAGTTCGAGGTGGCCCGCGAGCTGGGTGCGACCGATTTCGTTAACCCCAAGGATTTCGCCAAGCCGATTCAGGAGGTCATCGTCGAGATGACCGACGGTGGCGTGGACTACTCCTTCGAGTGCGTTGGTAACGTGCAGCTGATGCGTGCGGCGCTGGAGTGCGCGCACAAGGGCTGGGGCGAGTCGGTGATTATCGGCGTGGCCGGTGCCGGTCAGGAAATCAGCACACGTCCGTTCCAGTTGGTGACCGGCCGCGTCTGGCGCGGTTCGGCCTTCGGCGGCGTCAAGGGCCGTACCGAACTGCCGAGCTATGTGGAAAAGGCGCAGAAGGGCGAAATCCCGCTGGATACCTTTATTACCCACAACATGCCGCTGGAAGACATCAACAAGGCCTTTGACCTGATGCATGAAGGCAAGAGCATTCGCACCGTTATCCACTTCTGA
- a CDS encoding LysR substrate-binding domain-containing protein, producing MNRWEGLDEFVAVAECGQFTAAAERLSLSSSQVSRQIARLEERLQTRLFYRSTRRVALTEAGQTFLQHCQRLQDAHEEALRAVGDLGSEPKGLLRMTCAVAYGERFIVPLVTDFMVQHPQLRVDIELSNRTLDLLHEGLDLAIRLGRLQDSRLVATRLAPRQMYLCAAPAYLQRYGRPHSLSELARHNCLIGSSDLWSFQASGRDSCLRVQGNWRCNSGQAVLEAALRGLGLCQLPDYYVLEHLRSGALVSLLDNQQPPDTAVWALYPQQRHLSPKVRQLVEFLKQGLAQRSEYR from the coding sequence ATGAACCGCTGGGAAGGCCTCGATGAATTTGTCGCGGTGGCCGAATGCGGCCAGTTCACCGCTGCCGCCGAACGCCTGAGTCTGTCGTCCTCCCAGGTCAGCCGGCAGATCGCGCGACTGGAAGAGCGCCTGCAAACCCGCCTGTTCTACCGCAGCACCCGCCGCGTGGCGCTCACCGAGGCCGGGCAGACGTTTTTACAGCACTGCCAGCGCCTGCAGGATGCCCACGAAGAAGCCCTGCGCGCCGTAGGCGATCTGGGCAGCGAGCCCAAAGGCCTGCTGCGTATGACCTGTGCGGTGGCCTATGGCGAGCGCTTTATCGTGCCGCTGGTCACCGATTTTATGGTGCAGCACCCACAACTGCGGGTGGACATCGAACTGAGCAACCGCACCCTTGACCTGCTGCACGAAGGCCTCGACCTGGCCATCCGCCTGGGTCGCCTGCAGGACTCGCGCCTGGTGGCCACGCGCCTGGCACCGCGGCAGATGTACCTGTGCGCCGCCCCGGCGTACCTGCAACGCTACGGGCGCCCGCATTCGCTGTCGGAGCTGGCGCGACACAACTGCCTGATCGGCAGTTCGGACCTCTGGAGCTTTCAGGCCAGCGGCCGAGATTCCTGCCTGCGGGTGCAGGGCAATTGGCGCTGCAACAGCGGCCAGGCAGTACTGGAAGCCGCATTACGCGGCCTTGGACTGTGTCAGCTACCGGATTATTACGTGCTGGAACATTTGCGCAGCGGCGCGCTGGTCTCGTTGCTTGATAACCAGCAACCGCCGGACACTGCGGTATGGGCCCTCTATCCACAGCAACGCCACCTGTCACCCAAGGTGCGTCAGCTGGTGGAGTTTCTTAAACAGGGGTTGGCGCAACGCAGCGAGTATCGCTAG
- the ispD gene encoding 2-C-methyl-D-erythritol 4-phosphate cytidylyltransferase: MNTSELPPFWALIPAAGIGSRMRADRPKQYLQLAGKSIIEHTLACFLGHPQLRAVVVSLAADDPYWPTLRCAHDPRIQRADGGAERADSVLSGLMRLSELGAQGQDWVLVHDAARPNLARSDLDLLLAELADDPVGGLLAVPARDTLKRAGTDGRVQATVDRSTIWQAFTPQMFRLGELQHALADALIAGVAITDEASAIEWAGQAPRLIEGRSDNLKVTRPEDLRSLASLWHLKS; encoded by the coding sequence ATGAATACGTCTGAATTACCCCCTTTCTGGGCGTTGATCCCGGCTGCTGGTATTGGCAGCCGAATGCGCGCCGACCGGCCCAAGCAGTACCTGCAACTGGCCGGCAAAAGCATTATCGAGCACACCCTGGCATGCTTTCTTGGGCATCCGCAGCTGCGTGCGGTGGTAGTCAGCCTGGCGGCAGATGATCCCTACTGGCCGACCCTGAGGTGTGCCCATGATCCACGTATCCAGCGTGCCGATGGCGGTGCCGAACGGGCTGATTCGGTGCTCAGCGGTCTGATGCGCCTCAGTGAGCTGGGTGCTCAGGGGCAGGATTGGGTGCTGGTGCACGATGCAGCGCGGCCTAATCTGGCGCGCAGCGATCTCGACCTGCTGCTCGCCGAACTAGCTGACGATCCGGTAGGCGGCCTGCTCGCCGTGCCTGCCCGCGATACGCTCAAGCGCGCCGGCACCGATGGGCGGGTGCAGGCTACGGTGGATCGTTCGACCATCTGGCAGGCTTTTACTCCACAGATGTTCCGGCTTGGCGAGTTGCAGCATGCGCTGGCCGATGCGCTGATTGCTGGAGTGGCGATTACCGACGAGGCCTCGGCCATCGAGTGGGCTGGACAGGCACCGCGTCTGATCGAAGGCCGTTCGGACAACCTCAAGGTCACTCGTCCTGAAGATCTGCGCAGCTTGGCCAGCCTTTGGCACCTGAAGAGCTAG
- the ftsB gene encoding cell division protein FtsB → MRSRSYWVFIVLLALLAGLQYRLWVGDGSLAQVTQLKQQIADQQGENQQLQERNRILEAEVLELKSGMETVEERARHELGMLKEGETLYQLAE, encoded by the coding sequence ATGCGTAGTCGTTCTTACTGGGTGTTTATCGTCCTGCTGGCCTTGTTGGCTGGCTTGCAATATCGCCTGTGGGTGGGCGATGGCAGCCTGGCGCAAGTTACCCAGTTGAAGCAGCAGATTGCCGATCAGCAGGGTGAAAATCAGCAGTTGCAAGAGCGCAATCGGATCCTCGAAGCGGAAGTGCTGGAGCTGAAAAGCGGGATGGAAACCGTCGAAGAGCGTGCTCGCCACGAACTGGGCATGCTTAAAGAGGGCGAAACCCTCTATCAGTTGGCTGAATGA
- the eno gene encoding phosphopyruvate hydratase — MAKIVDIKGREVLDSRGNPTVEADVILDGGIIGSACAPSGASTGSREALELRDGDKSRYLGKGVLKAVANINGPIRDLLLGKDAADQQALDQAMIALDGTENKATLGANAILAVSLAAAKAAAQAKGVPLYAHIADLNGTPGVYSMPVPMMNIINGGEHADNNVDIQEFMVQPVGAKTFADALRMGTEIFHHLKAVLKARGLSTSVGDEGGFAPNLASNEDALAAIAEAVANAGYTLGDDVTLALDCASSEFFKDGQYDLAGEGKVFSAEGFADYLAGLTQRYPIISIEDGMDESDWAGWKVLTDKIGEKVQLVGDDLFVTNTKILKRGIDESIGNSILIKFNQIGTLTETLQAIQMAKAAGYTAVISHRSGETEDSTIADLAVGTAAGQIKTGSLCRSDRVSKYNQLLRIEEQLAGKAPYKGRAEFRG, encoded by the coding sequence ATGGCAAAGATCGTCGACATCAAAGGCCGTGAGGTTCTCGATTCCCGTGGTAACCCGACTGTGGAAGCCGATGTAATTCTCGACGGCGGCATCATCGGCAGCGCCTGTGCGCCATCCGGTGCCTCCACCGGTTCGCGTGAAGCGCTGGAACTGCGTGATGGCGACAAGAGCCGTTACCTGGGCAAGGGCGTGCTGAAGGCTGTGGCCAATATCAATGGTCCGATCCGCGACCTGCTGCTGGGTAAAGATGCTGCCGATCAGCAAGCCTTGGATCAGGCGATGATTGCCCTAGACGGCACTGAAAACAAAGCCACCCTGGGTGCCAACGCCATCCTCGCCGTATCCCTGGCTGCGGCCAAGGCTGCTGCGCAGGCTAAAGGCGTACCGCTGTACGCGCACATTGCCGACCTGAATGGCACACCGGGCGTCTACTCGATGCCGGTGCCGATGATGAACATCATCAACGGTGGCGAGCACGCCGATAACAATGTCGACATTCAGGAATTCATGGTTCAGCCGGTTGGCGCCAAGACCTTCGCTGATGCGCTGCGCATGGGCACCGAGATTTTTCACCACCTCAAGGCTGTGCTGAAGGCTCGTGGCTTGAGCACCTCCGTGGGTGACGAAGGCGGTTTTGCGCCGAACCTGGCGTCCAACGAAGACGCACTGGCGGCTATCGCCGAAGCCGTGGCCAATGCCGGTTACACCCTGGGTGACGACGTGACCCTGGCGCTGGACTGCGCTTCCAGCGAGTTCTTCAAGGACGGTCAGTACGACCTGGCCGGCGAAGGCAAGGTGTTCAGCGCTGAAGGTTTCGCCGACTACCTGGCGGGTCTGACTCAGCGTTACCCGATCATCTCCATCGAAGACGGTATGGATGAGTCCGATTGGGCAGGCTGGAAAGTGCTGACCGACAAGATCGGTGAGAAGGTGCAGCTGGTGGGTGACGACCTGTTTGTGACCAACACCAAGATCCTCAAACGCGGTATCGACGAGTCGATCGGCAACTCGATCCTGATCAAGTTCAACCAGATCGGCACCCTGACGGAAACCCTGCAGGCCATCCAGATGGCCAAGGCTGCCGGTTACACCGCGGTGATTTCGCACCGTTCGGGTGAAACCGAAGACAGCACCATTGCTGACCTGGCGGTCGGTACTGCTGCTGGCCAGATCAAGACCGGCTCGCTGTGCCGCTCGGATCGCGTCTCCAAGTACAACCAACTGCTGCGTATTGAAGAGCAGCTGGCTGGTAAAGCACCGTACAAAGGCCGCGCCGAGTTCCGTGGTTGA
- the kdsA gene encoding 3-deoxy-8-phosphooctulonate synthase — protein MTQRIVSQKTIKVGNIEIANDKPFVLFGGINVIESRDLAMRACEEYVRVTEKLGIPYVFKASFDKANRSSITSFRGPGLEEGMKVFEEVKKTFGVPVITDVHEPYQAQPVADVCDIIQLPAFLSRQTDLVVAMAKTGAVINIKKAQFLAPQEMKHILTKCEEAGNDQLILCERGSSFGYNNLVVDMLGFGIMKQMNYPVFFDVTHALQMPGGRADSAGGRRAQVTDLAKAGMSQGLAGLFLEAHPDPDNAKCDGPCALRLDKLEPFLTQLKQLDDLIKSFAPIETA, from the coding sequence ATGACACAGCGGATCGTAAGTCAGAAAACCATCAAGGTCGGCAACATCGAGATCGCCAACGACAAGCCCTTTGTGCTGTTCGGTGGAATCAACGTCATTGAGTCACGTGATCTGGCGATGCGCGCATGCGAGGAGTATGTACGGGTTACTGAAAAACTTGGTATCCCCTACGTATTCAAGGCCAGTTTCGACAAGGCCAACCGTTCGTCCATCACCTCCTTCCGTGGTCCAGGTCTGGAAGAAGGCATGAAGGTCTTCGAGGAAGTGAAGAAGACCTTCGGTGTGCCGGTAATCACCGACGTGCATGAACCGTATCAGGCGCAGCCGGTGGCTGATGTTTGCGACATCATCCAGCTGCCGGCGTTTCTGTCGCGGCAGACTGATCTGGTTGTGGCCATGGCCAAGACCGGTGCAGTGATCAATATCAAAAAGGCCCAGTTCCTCGCGCCTCAGGAGATGAAGCACATCCTGACCAAGTGTGAAGAGGCCGGTAATGATCAGCTGATTCTTTGTGAGCGTGGTTCCAGCTTCGGTTACAACAACCTGGTGGTGGACATGCTTGGCTTCGGCATCATGAAGCAGATGAACTACCCGGTGTTCTTCGATGTGACCCACGCCCTGCAAATGCCAGGTGGTCGCGCCGACTCCGCTGGTGGTCGCCGTGCTCAGGTGACTGATCTGGCCAAAGCCGGCATGAGTCAGGGGCTGGCTGGGTTGTTCCTGGAAGCGCATCCGGACCCGGACAATGCCAAGTGCGACGGCCCTTGCGCCTTGCGCCTGGACAAGCTGGAGCCGTTCCTCACCCAGCTCAAGCAGCTGGATGATTTGATCAAGAGTTTTGCGCCGATTGAGACTGCCTGA
- a CDS encoding CTP synthase: MTRYIFVTGGVVSSLGKGIASASLAAILEARGLKVTMLKLDPYINVDPGTMSPFQHGEVFVTHDGAETDLDLGHYERFIRTTMTQNNNFTTGRVYEDVLRRERRGDYLGATIQVIPHITDEIKRRIIKGAGDADVAMVEIGGTVGDIESQPFLEAIRQLRVEVGAKRAMLMHLTLVPYIATAGETKTKPTQHSVKELRSIGLQPDVLICRSDHPVDVSSRRKIALFTNVEERAVISLEDVDTIYKIPGVLHAQGLDDFVVERFGLECGGADLSEWDRVVDAKLNPEKEVNIAMVGKYMELLDAYKSLIEAMSHAGIQNRTKVNLRYIDSEDIENKGTALLEGVDAILVPGGFGLRGVEGKIKTVQYARENKIPYLGICLGMQVAVIEFARNVLGWSDANSTEFDTSSQHPVVGLITEWQDATGEVETRSDSSDLGGTMRLGAQDCQLQAGSQVHACYGKDVIVERHRHRYEVNNNLLPQLIDAGLKVTGRSGDGALVEVVEAPDHPWFVACQFHPEFTSTPRDGHPLFSGFVNAALAQQAKKA, from the coding sequence ATGACGCGCTACATATTCGTCACGGGTGGTGTTGTTTCTTCATTGGGGAAAGGCATCGCCTCGGCTTCATTGGCGGCTATCCTGGAGGCGCGGGGCCTGAAGGTCACCATGCTCAAGCTGGATCCCTATATCAACGTCGATCCGGGCACCATGAGCCCGTTCCAGCACGGTGAGGTGTTCGTCACCCACGATGGCGCTGAGACTGACCTCGACCTGGGCCACTATGAGCGGTTTATCCGCACCACCATGACCCAGAACAACAACTTCACCACCGGTCGCGTCTACGAGGACGTGCTGCGCCGCGAGCGCCGTGGTGATTACCTGGGCGCGACCATTCAGGTCATTCCGCACATCACCGACGAAATCAAGCGCCGCATCATCAAGGGTGCGGGCGACGCTGATGTGGCCATGGTTGAGATCGGCGGTACGGTCGGCGACATCGAGTCGCAACCGTTCCTCGAAGCCATTCGCCAGTTGCGTGTGGAAGTGGGCGCCAAGCGCGCCATGCTGATGCACCTGACCCTGGTTCCGTATATCGCCACGGCTGGCGAAACCAAAACCAAGCCGACCCAGCATTCGGTGAAAGAGCTGCGCTCCATCGGCCTGCAACCTGACGTGCTGATCTGCCGCTCTGATCACCCCGTGGATGTGTCCTCGCGCCGCAAGATTGCCCTGTTCACCAACGTTGAAGAGCGTGCGGTGATCAGCCTGGAAGACGTCGACACCATCTACAAGATTCCAGGTGTGCTGCATGCCCAGGGGCTGGATGACTTCGTCGTTGAGCGCTTCGGTCTGGAGTGTGGCGGTGCCGATCTGTCCGAGTGGGACCGCGTAGTAGACGCCAAGCTCAACCCGGAAAAAGAAGTCAACATCGCCATGGTCGGCAAGTACATGGAACTGCTGGATGCCTACAAGTCGCTGATTGAAGCGATGAGCCATGCCGGCATCCAGAACCGCACCAAGGTCAACCTGCGCTATATCGACTCTGAAGACATCGAGAACAAAGGCACTGCGCTGCTTGAAGGCGTGGATGCCATTCTGGTGCCGGGCGGTTTCGGTCTGCGCGGCGTGGAAGGCAAGATCAAGACCGTGCAATACGCCCGTGAAAACAAGATTCCTTACTTGGGTATCTGCCTCGGCATGCAGGTGGCGGTCATCGAGTTTGCCCGTAATGTGTTGGGTTGGAGTGATGCCAATTCGACTGAGTTCGATACCTCCAGTCAGCACCCGGTTGTCGGCCTGATCACCGAGTGGCAGGACGCTACCGGCGAAGTCGAGACGCGTAGCGACTCCTCTGACCTGGGTGGCACCATGCGTCTAGGCGCACAAGATTGCCAGCTTCAGGCCGGCTCGCAAGTGCATGCCTGCTACGGCAAGGATGTGATCGTCGAGCGCCATCGTCATCGTTATGAAGTGAACAACAACCTGCTGCCACAGTTGATCGATGCCGGCCTCAAGGTTACCGGTCGCTCGGGTGACGGTGCGCTGGTTGAAGTGGTTGAGGCGCCGGATCATCCATGGTTTGTGGCCTGCCAGTTCCACCCGGAGTTCACCTCGACGCCGCGTGATGGCCACCCGCTGTTCAGCGGTTTCGTCAATGCCGCCCTGGCTCAGCAAGCTAAAAAGGCCTAA
- the tilS gene encoding tRNA lysidine(34) synthetase TilS, with the protein MSLSARLLHSLAPWRGAPAWRIALSGGLDSTVLLHLLASLAQREALPPLSAIHIHHGLQAVADAWPAHCRELCAALSVPLQVVPVQVQPGASLERAARDARYAAFVACLAVGEVVLTAQHRDDQAETLLFRLLRGAGVQGLAGMPASRALGAGYLLRPLLDCSRAELLAYAQAHGLVWVDDPSNTDERFSRNYLRRQVLPRLSQRWPQAHNALARSAAHLREAQQLLDELAEQDVHAAMVPGEFAWLPLPCLHLPTLRELSDARQRNALRYWLRPLTAMPDTEHWAGWQALRDAALDATPVWQLASGEVRRSHACLWWLAGDWLRSPPSPDIAVADNRRLVLPGNGVAHIQGCLPAGNWQLGYRRAGEQIMLSGRGHRDLKRLFNERRVPAFVRDRLPLLRLDNQVVAIANLPGLQGGTDDGWQLHWQPPTDDQGLS; encoded by the coding sequence GTGAGTCTAAGCGCCAGGCTGCTGCACTCTCTGGCGCCCTGGCGCGGCGCACCGGCGTGGCGGATTGCCTTGTCCGGTGGCCTGGACTCCACAGTACTGCTGCACCTCTTGGCCAGCCTCGCGCAACGTGAGGCGTTGCCGCCGCTTTCCGCCATTCATATTCATCACGGCTTACAGGCTGTGGCTGATGCCTGGCCTGCGCATTGTCGTGAGCTATGTGCTGCGTTGTCAGTGCCGCTGCAGGTTGTGCCGGTGCAGGTGCAGCCGGGCGCCAGTCTTGAGCGTGCGGCGCGCGATGCCCGTTATGCGGCTTTTGTGGCGTGCCTGGCTGTCGGCGAGGTCGTGCTGACCGCGCAGCATCGTGATGATCAGGCTGAAACCCTGCTGTTTCGCCTGTTGCGTGGCGCGGGTGTGCAGGGGTTGGCGGGTATGCCTGCCAGTCGCGCGCTGGGTGCAGGGTATTTGCTGCGGCCCTTGCTGGACTGTTCTCGTGCCGAGTTGCTGGCTTATGCACAGGCTCACGGGCTGGTCTGGGTCGATGACCCATCCAATACCGATGAACGGTTCTCGCGCAACTACTTGCGGCGCCAGGTATTGCCACGGCTTTCCCAGCGTTGGCCGCAGGCGCATAACGCACTGGCGCGCAGTGCTGCGCACCTGAGAGAGGCGCAACAACTGCTGGATGAGCTGGCTGAGCAGGATGTGCATGCAGCTATGGTGCCTGGCGAATTTGCCTGGCTGCCATTGCCATGCCTCCATTTGCCGACATTGCGTGAGCTGAGCGACGCGCGTCAACGCAATGCCCTGCGTTACTGGCTTCGCCCCCTGACCGCGATGCCGGATACAGAGCATTGGGCCGGTTGGCAAGCCCTGCGCGATGCGGCGCTGGATGCCACGCCGGTTTGGCAATTGGCCTCTGGTGAAGTGCGTCGTAGCCATGCGTGTCTGTGGTGGCTGGCGGGTGATTGGCTGCGTTCCCCGCCGTCCCCCGACATTGCCGTAGCCGATAATCGACGTCTGGTGTTGCCTGGTAATGGGGTCGCGCATATTCAAGGCTGCTTGCCGGCCGGTAACTGGCAGCTGGGTTATCGTCGGGCGGGTGAGCAGATCATGCTGTCGGGGCGCGGGCATCGTGACCTGAAGCGTCTGTTCAATGAGCGGCGTGTCCCGGCTTTTGTCCGCGACCGCCTGCCGCTGCTGCGCCTGGATAACCAGGTTGTAGCAATCGCTAACCTGCCAGGTCTGCAGGGGGGCACCGATGACGGCTGGCAATTGCATTGGCAGCCGCCGACTGATGATCAAGGTTTGAGCTGA
- a CDS encoding acetyl-CoA carboxylase carboxyltransferase subunit alpha encodes MNPNFLDFEQPIADLQAKIEELRLVGNDNSLNITDEIARLQDKSSALTESIFGNLSSWQIAQLARHPRRPYTLDYLQHIFTEFDELHGDRHFSDDAALVGGVARLDGEPVMVIGHQKGREIREKVRRNFGMPRPEGYRKACRLMEMAERFNMPILTFIDTPGAYPGIDAEERNQSEAIAWNLRVMARLKTPIIATVIGEGGSGGALAIGVCDQLNMLQYSTYSVISPEGCASILWKTAEKAPDAAEAMGITAERLKGLGIVDQVISEPLGGAHSDPAAAAESIRKALLAQLKTLKGLDTDALLKRRYERLMSYGIA; translated from the coding sequence ATGAACCCGAATTTTCTCGATTTCGAACAGCCGATCGCCGACCTGCAAGCCAAGATCGAAGAGCTTCGCCTGGTCGGTAACGACAACTCGTTGAACATCACTGATGAAATCGCCCGCCTGCAGGACAAGAGCAGCGCGCTGACCGAAAGCATTTTCGGCAACCTCAGCAGCTGGCAGATCGCTCAGCTGGCGCGTCACCCGCGCCGTCCCTACACCCTGGATTACCTCCAACACATCTTTACCGAATTCGACGAGTTGCATGGTGATCGTCACTTCTCTGACGACGCTGCCTTGGTGGGGGGGGTTGCGCGTCTGGACGGTGAGCCGGTGATGGTCATCGGGCATCAGAAAGGCCGTGAGATTCGTGAAAAGGTACGGCGCAACTTCGGCATGCCGCGTCCTGAGGGCTATCGCAAGGCCTGCCGTCTGATGGAGATGGCCGAACGCTTCAACATGCCGATTCTGACCTTTATCGATACCCCAGGGGCCTATCCGGGTATCGACGCCGAAGAACGCAACCAGAGCGAAGCCATCGCCTGGAACCTGCGTGTCATGGCGCGTCTGAAGACCCCGATCATCGCCACCGTAATTGGTGAAGGTGGTTCCGGCGGTGCCTTGGCCATCGGTGTGTGCGACCAGCTGAACATGCTGCAGTACTCGACCTATTCGGTCATTTCACCGGAAGGCTGCGCGTCGATTCTGTGGAAGACCGCCGAGAAGGCTCCCGATGCAGCTGAAGCCATGGGTATCACGGCTGAGCGTCTGAAGGGGCTGGGCATTGTCGATCAGGTCATCAGTGAACCGCTGGGCGGCGCACACAGTGATCCGGCTGCTGCGGCTGAGTCGATTCGTAAGGCGTTGCTGGCTCAGCTGAAAACCCTCAAGGGGCTCGATACCGATGCGCTGCTCAAGCGTCGTTATGAGCGTCTGATGAGCTACGGCATCGCCTAA